The following is a genomic window from Mycolicibacterium sp. TY81.
CTCGCACGGCGGCACCATCATGATCTGGACGATGATGAACGCCAAGAATTTGAGCGTCGAGCAGAAGATCATGCTGTTCACCCAGCATCCGTTGTCCAACACCAACTACGTCGTCGTCGAGGGCAACCCCGAGGACGGCTGGAACCTGGTCGAGTGGAACGGCGTCAAGATCGCCGGCATGCAGAAGGGCCCGATCGAGAACGTGCTGACGCAGGTCCGCACGCTGTCGCGTCAGCTCAACTCGGTGGTGCAGGACGTCGCCGCGGCGTTCCAGACCGGCAACGTCGGCAAGATCCTGACCGCGATCAACCATGGTGCGGCCGACGCGCTGTTCTCGACGGCCAAGTTCGTCCGGGCCATCAATGCCCAGGTCATCGGCGGGGTCACCACGGCCATCGACAACCTGCAGAAGAAGCTGCACCCGCCGGCGCCTGCGGCCGGCACCGAGGCTCCGGCTGCGCACTCGGGTGCAGCGGTGTCGCCGGCCGCGTTCTCGGCTCCGGCTCCGGCTCCGGTTGCGGCCAAGGCCCCGGCCGCGGCGCAGGCGGGCGACTCGCCGGCCAAGATGGCGGACGCTCCGGCTTCCGATGCCAAGGCTGCCGAGGTCAAGCCTGCGGAGGTCAAGGGCGACGCCGTGAAGGTCGACGCGAACGCCAAGGCCGACGACAACCAGGCCGACCAGGCCAAGGTCGACGGGCCCACCAAGGCCGAGGCCGCCAAGGCCAAGGCCGAGGAGAAGAAGGCTGCCGCCGAGGCCAAGAAGGCGGAGGCCAAGGCCAAGGCTGACGCCAAGAAGGCGGAGGCCAAGGCCAAGGCTGACGCCAAGAAGGCTGCCGCCGAGGCCAAGAAGGCCGAGGCGAAGGCCAAGGCAGAGTCTGCGAAGGCCACTGCCGGCGCAGGCGCTGGAAGCACCGACTGACGGTCACCGTCGCGCGATCGGCCCCCTGCTCCGCGGAGGAGGGGGCCGATTCGTGTCAGCTGTTCGAGCGGGCGGCCAGCAGCAGGTCTCTGGTGATCTCCATGTGCCCGACGTGCTGCGCGATGTCGTGCAGGATGTGCAGCAGCGTCCACTCCGGGCTCGCCGTGGCCAGCACCGAGGCGCGCGTGGTGCCGCCGCGCACCCCGTCGGCCAGCTCGCGGTCCCGGATGCCCTCGGTGACCGCCACCTCGACCCAGCCGGGGAAGCGCTGCTGCAGGGCCGTCAGCCGTGCCAGCAGCTCGTCGACCGGCCCGGTGGCGGTGAACTCGCTGTCGCGGTCGCGCGGGATGCGTTGTCCGGCAATGAAAGAGCCGGCCCAGTAGTCGACCACACCGATGCAGTGGTTGACGATGGCGTAGCAGCTGTTTGCACCGGGCAGGTCGGGCCGGCGGTTGGCGAGGTCGTCACCGAGCACGGTGAGGATGTCGGCCATCGCGGCGAAGCATTCGGACGAGACGTCCAGCATGGCCTGGCCCAGCGGGTGCTGCGAGATCGGCATGCACGAAAGCCTTTCACACGCAGGACTTTTCCCGCTTCCGGTTTTTCGGGGGTGTCGCGCACGCGGCCGCTGGAACCCGCGCAGACGACGACTGCCCCGAAACCGGAGTTTCGGGGCAGTCGTCGTTGAAGCGGGGGACTAGTCCAGGTAGTCGCGCAGGACCTGCGAGCGCGACGGGTGCCGCAGCTTGCTCATGGTCTTGGACTCGATCTGGCGGATGCGCTCACGGGTGACGCCGTAGACCTGGCCGATTTCGTCCAGCGTGCGCGGCTGGCCGTCGGTCAGCCCGAACCGGAGGCGGACGACGCCGGCCTCGCGCTCGGACAGGGTCTCCAGCACCGACTGCAGCTGGTCCTGCAGCAGCGTGAACGACACGGCGTCCACGGCCACGACGGCCTCGCTGTCCTCGATGAAGTCACCGAGCTGGCTGTCGCCTTCGTCACCGATGGTCTGGTCCAGCGAGATGGGCTCACGCGCGTACTGCTGGATTTCCAGCACCTTCTCCGGCGTGATGTCCATTTCCTTGGCGAGCTCTTCGGGCGTGGGTTCGCGGCCCAGGTCCTGCAGCAGCTCACGCTGGATACGGCCGAGCTTGTTGATGACCTCGACCATGTGCACCGGGATACGGATGGTGCGGGCCTGGTCGGCCATGGCGCGGGTGATGGCCTGACGGATCCACCAGGTGGCGTACGTCGAGAACTTGTAGCCCTTGGTGTAGTCGAACTTCTCGACCGCGCGGATCAGGCCCAGGTTGCCTTCCTGGATGAGGTCGAGGAACGCCATGCCGCGGCCGGTGTAGCGCTTGGCCAGCGACACCACCAGACGCAGGTTGGCTTCCAGCAGGTGGTTCTTGGCGCGGTCGCCGTCGCGGCAGATCCACTGCATGTCGCGACGCTGCGCGGCGGGCAGCTTCTCGCCCTTCTCCATCAGCTCGGACATCAGCTGCGTGGCGTAGAGGCCGGCTTCGAT
Proteins encoded in this region:
- a CDS encoding histidine phosphatase family protein — protein: MSALPAWAAENMTITFIRHGQSYGNLSGIGDTSTPGPTLTDLGQQQAKDIAAKLGDNNYDAIYASTMVRTQQTAVPMSQYLGLPITVLPGIQEIEAGMYEGTPERAALFGYLTAPLAWAGLSVTPPPNVSFNPITPNLDAFIPSAPGSTTGLNGHQFQDRVNGALQTIYDNGDRNAAVFSHGGTIMIWTMMNAKNLSVEQKIMLFTQHPLSNTNYVVVEGNPEDGWNLVEWNGVKIAGMQKGPIENVLTQVRTLSRQLNSVVQDVAAAFQTGNVGKILTAINHGAADALFSTAKFVRAINAQVIGGVTTAIDNLQKKLHPPAPAAGTEAPAAHSGAAVSPAAFSAPAPAPVAAKAPAAAQAGDSPAKMADAPASDAKAAEVKPAEVKGDAVKVDANAKADDNQADQAKVDGPTKAEAAKAKAEEKKAAAEAKKAEAKAKADAKKAEAKAKADAKKAAAEAKKAEAKAKAESAKATAGAGAGSTD
- a CDS encoding DUF664 domain-containing protein, whose translation is MPISQHPLGQAMLDVSSECFAAMADILTVLGDDLANRRPDLPGANSCYAIVNHCIGVVDYWAGSFIAGQRIPRDRDSEFTATGPVDELLARLTALQQRFPGWVEVAVTEGIRDRELADGVRGGTTRASVLATASPEWTLLHILHDIAQHVGHMEITRDLLLAARSNS
- a CDS encoding RNA polymerase sigma factor — encoded protein: MVATKASETADEPVKRTTKAPAKKAAAKAAPAKRAAKAPAKKAAAKAPAKRAAKATTKPEDGGVADDVTDVDDLAVEPDEIDVDDADLELDDDLEADDDVSDDDDEDDAEEGESEAEANTEGTKAAPKAADGDDTDEPSEKDKASGDFVWDEEESEALRQARKDAELTASADSVRAYLKQIGKVALLNAEEEVELAKRIEAGLYATQLMSELMEKGEKLPAAQRRDMQWICRDGDRAKNHLLEANLRLVVSLAKRYTGRGMAFLDLIQEGNLGLIRAVEKFDYTKGYKFSTYATWWIRQAITRAMADQARTIRIPVHMVEVINKLGRIQRELLQDLGREPTPEELAKEMDITPEKVLEIQQYAREPISLDQTIGDEGDSQLGDFIEDSEAVVAVDAVSFTLLQDQLQSVLETLSEREAGVVRLRFGLTDGQPRTLDEIGQVYGVTRERIRQIESKTMSKLRHPSRSQVLRDYLD